One window from the genome of Thermus sediminis encodes:
- a CDS encoding nucleotidyltransferase domain-containing protein has translation MLSEALKRRQAEWEALLEEARAYAHRVREALGEARVYLFGSVARGEFNLESDIDLLVVSPHLPQDPLERLALLHRLGGGQVEPRGLLPEEFARLEAKGALWWLEGAKEL, from the coding sequence ATGCTCTCTGAGGCCCTGAAGCGGAGACAGGCGGAATGGGAGGCCCTTTTGGAGGAGGCCAGGGCCTACGCCCATAGGGTCCGGGAGGCTTTAGGGGAGGCCAGGGTCTATCTCTTTGGCTCCGTGGCCCGAGGGGAGTTCAACCTGGAAAGCGACATAGACCTGCTGGTGGTTTCTCCTCACCTACCCCAAGATCCCTTGGAACGCCTCGCCCTCCTCCACCGCCTTGGGGGGGGTCAGGTGGAGCCCCGGGGCCTCCTACCGGAGGAGTTCGCTAGGCTAGAGGCCAAGGGGGCTCTCTGGTGGCTGGAAGGCGCAAAGGAGCTGTGA
- a CDS encoding acetyl-CoA hydrolase/transferase family protein, whose protein sequence is MSYRKKLTSPEDAVTLIQSGMRVFVSGNAATPTPLLEALAARKDELEGVELVHLLQMGHDPFASPEMEGHFRRRSLFVGPADREAVNQGRADYVPITLHQVPWLFKRRVLPLDAAIVQVSPPDEHGFSSLGVEVIASKAALEAAPLVIAMVNPRMPRTLGDTFVHVSRFTAIVEMDHPLPELRREGFGEVERRIGEHVAGLIEDGATLQMGIGAIPDAVLASLEGRKDLGVHTEMISDGVLEAWEKGLITGREKALHPGKIIGTFVLGSERLYRFVHDNPLFELHPADYVNDPFVIAQNRKMVAINSAIEVDLTGQVVADSIGTRIYSGFGGQLDFIRGAARSEGGKPIIALPSTAKGHSRIVPYLKPGAGVVTTRADVHYVVTEWGVAELFGRSLRERALALIGVAHPDFREDLHRAAWERKLLPRGHPGVELPGKGQA, encoded by the coding sequence ATGAGCTACCGCAAGAAGCTCACCTCCCCCGAGGACGCCGTCACCCTGATCCAGTCGGGGATGCGGGTCTTCGTCTCCGGTAACGCCGCCACGCCCACGCCCCTCCTCGAGGCCCTGGCCGCCCGCAAGGACGAACTGGAAGGGGTGGAGCTCGTCCACCTCCTGCAGATGGGCCACGACCCCTTCGCCAGTCCCGAGATGGAGGGCCACTTCCGCCGGCGCTCCCTCTTCGTGGGCCCCGCCGACCGGGAGGCGGTGAACCAGGGCCGGGCCGACTACGTGCCCATCACCCTCCACCAGGTCCCCTGGCTCTTCAAGCGCCGGGTCCTGCCCCTGGATGCCGCCATCGTCCAGGTCTCCCCCCCCGACGAGCACGGCTTCTCCTCCTTGGGGGTGGAGGTCATCGCCTCCAAGGCCGCCCTGGAGGCCGCTCCCCTCGTCATCGCCATGGTGAACCCCAGGATGCCGAGAACCCTGGGGGACACCTTCGTCCACGTCTCCCGCTTCACCGCCATCGTGGAGATGGACCACCCCCTGCCCGAGCTCCGGCGGGAGGGCTTCGGGGAGGTGGAGAGGCGCATCGGGGAGCACGTGGCGGGCCTCATCGAGGACGGGGCCACCCTGCAGATGGGCATCGGGGCCATCCCGGATGCCGTCTTGGCCAGCCTCGAGGGGCGCAAAGACCTCGGGGTGCACACGGAGATGATCTCCGACGGGGTGCTGGAGGCCTGGGAAAAGGGCCTCATCACCGGGAGGGAGAAGGCCCTCCATCCGGGCAAGATCATCGGCACCTTTGTCCTGGGCTCGGAAAGGCTCTACCGCTTCGTCCACGACAACCCCCTCTTTGAGCTCCACCCCGCGGACTACGTGAACGACCCCTTCGTCATCGCCCAAAACCGCAAGATGGTGGCCATCAACTCCGCCATAGAGGTGGACCTCACTGGCCAGGTGGTGGCCGACTCCATCGGCACCCGGATCTACTCGGGCTTCGGCGGGCAGCTGGACTTCATCCGGGGGGCGGCCCGGAGCGAGGGGGGGAAGCCCATCATCGCCCTCCCCTCCACGGCCAAGGGGCATAGCCGCATCGTCCCCTACCTAAAGCCGGGGGCCGGGGTGGTCACCACCCGGGCGGACGTGCACTACGTGGTCACCGAGTGGGGCGTGGCCGAGCTCTTCGGCCGCTCCCTCAGGGAAAGGGCCCTGGCCCTCATCGGGGTGGCCCACCCCGACTTCCGGGAGGACCTCCACAGGGCCGCCTGGGAGCGGAAACTCCTCCCCAGGGGCCACCCCGGGGTGGAACTTCCGGGTAAGGGCCAGGCTTGA
- a CDS encoding glutaredoxin family protein: MGLVLVTREGCGLCEKAERALWTLGVSYVRRDVDREPELQPYSFRVPVLLWEGEVLLEGAFGEKELLKVMEGILGGEA, translated from the coding sequence ATGGGTTTGGTCCTGGTTACCCGGGAGGGGTGCGGGCTTTGCGAGAAGGCGGAGAGGGCCCTCTGGACCCTGGGGGTCTCCTACGTGCGGCGGGACGTGGACCGGGAGCCGGAGCTTCAGCCCTACTCCTTCCGCGTGCCCGTCCTCCTTTGGGAAGGAGAGGTGCTCTTGGAGGGCGCTTTTGGCGAGAAAGAGCTCCTGAAGGTCATGGAAGGCATCTTGGGAGGTGAGGCGTGA
- a CDS encoding HEPN domain-containing protein, whose translation MVPLDREEFGRWLSQARHTLDSARRDAEEGDYDWAAFKAQQAAEYALKGLLRGLGRPAYGHALSRLLEGLKEVGLEVPGDLLEAAKELDLHYIPARYPDAYPEGSPHLYYTARRASQALEAAEALLAWVEALYAL comes from the coding sequence ATGGTGCCCCTGGACCGGGAGGAGTTTGGCCGCTGGCTTTCCCAAGCCCGGCACACCCTGGACTCCGCCAGGAGGGATGCCGAGGAGGGGGACTACGACTGGGCCGCCTTCAAGGCCCAGCAGGCGGCGGAGTATGCCCTGAAGGGCCTTCTTAGGGGGCTGGGCCGCCCCGCCTACGGACACGCCCTTTCCCGGCTCTTGGAGGGCTTAAAGGAGGTGGGGCTGGAGGTCCCCGGGGATCTCCTGGAGGCGGCCAAGGAGCTGGACCTCCACTACATTCCCGCCCGCTACCCCGACGCCTACCCCGAGGGGAGCCCTCACCTTTATTACACAGCCAGGCGGGCTTCTCAGGCTTTGGAGGCGGCGGAGGCCCTATTGGCTTGGGTGGAGGCGCTTTATGCTCTCTGA
- a CDS encoding DUF456 family protein, whose product MEAFANWLFVVLWLLGLLLTFVPFVPATLVILLAAFLRELLLGFQGLSWETWLLLGLLALLAMTLDNLAALLGARRYGAGRAGLWGAFLGGLLGLFFGVLGVLLLPFLLAWLLEYLSGRRPKEALRAAWGTLVGLMGGVVAKVLVHLAMGLLVVRAIFG is encoded by the coding sequence GTGGAGGCCTTCGCCAACTGGCTCTTCGTGGTCCTCTGGCTCCTTGGGCTGCTCCTCACCTTCGTCCCCTTCGTCCCCGCCACCTTGGTCATCCTCCTGGCGGCCTTTTTGCGCGAGCTCCTCCTGGGCTTCCAAGGGCTCTCCTGGGAGACCTGGCTTCTTCTCGGCCTCCTGGCCCTTTTGGCCATGACCCTGGACAACTTGGCCGCCCTCCTGGGGGCCAGGCGCTACGGGGCGGGGCGGGCGGGGCTTTGGGGGGCTTTTTTGGGCGGCCTCCTGGGCCTCTTCTTCGGCGTCCTAGGGGTCCTCCTCCTCCCCTTCCTCCTGGCCTGGCTTTTGGAGTACCTCTCCGGCCGGAGGCCAAAGGAGGCCCTGAGGGCGGCCTGGGGCACCCTGGTGGGCCTCATGGGGGGCGTGGTGGCCAAGGTGCTGGTCCACCTGGCCATGGGGCTTTTGGTGGTGCGGGCCATCTTCGGGTAG
- a CDS encoding SDR family NAD(P)-dependent oxidoreductase, translating to MGLFEGRGVLVTGAARGIGRAIAEAFAREGALVALCDLRPEGREAAEAIGGFFVQADLAEDRDRERFVVEAAHALGRVDVLVNNAATSAPGSALTVPLSAWRRVLEVNLTAPMHLSALAAREMRKAGGGAIVNVASVQGLFAEQENAAYNASKGGLVNLTRSLALDLAPLGIRVNAVAPGAIATEAVLEAILLSEDPERTRRDWEDLHALRRLGRPEEVAEAVLFLASERAGFITGAILPVDGGMTASFMMAGRPV from the coding sequence ATGGGGCTCTTTGAGGGAAGAGGGGTGCTGGTTACTGGGGCGGCCCGGGGCATCGGCCGGGCCATCGCGGAGGCCTTCGCCCGGGAAGGAGCCTTGGTGGCCCTTTGCGACCTCAGGCCGGAGGGGCGGGAGGCGGCGGAGGCCATCGGGGGGTTTTTCGTCCAGGCGGACCTGGCCGAGGATCGGGACCGGGAGCGCTTCGTGGTGGAGGCGGCCCACGCCTTGGGGCGGGTGGACGTCCTGGTCAACAACGCCGCCACCTCTGCCCCGGGCTCGGCCCTCACCGTCCCCTTGTCGGCATGGCGGAGGGTGTTGGAGGTGAACCTCACCGCCCCCATGCACCTCTCGGCCCTGGCTGCCCGGGAGATGCGGAAGGCGGGGGGCGGGGCCATCGTAAACGTGGCCAGCGTCCAGGGGCTCTTCGCCGAGCAGGAAAACGCCGCCTACAACGCCTCCAAGGGGGGCCTGGTGAACCTGACCCGCTCCCTGGCCCTGGACCTCGCCCCCTTGGGCATCCGGGTCAACGCCGTGGCCCCGGGGGCCATCGCCACGGAGGCGGTCCTCGAGGCCATCCTCCTCTCTGAGGACCCAGAGAGAACCCGGAGGGACTGGGAGGACCTCCACGCCCTGAGGCGGCTGGGAAGGCCCGAGGAGGTGGCGGAGGCCGTCCTCTTCCTAGCCTCGGAAAGGGCGGGCTTCATCACCGGGGCCATCCTCCCCGTGGACGGGGGGATGACCGCTAGCTTCATGATGGCGGGCAGGCCCGTCTGA
- a CDS encoding alanyl-tRNA editing protein, whose translation MRLYQLNSYATRFQARVERAWSDEKGHYAVLSQTLFYPESGGQPADTGVLRGAFGEVQVLHAYEEAKAFGDVVHVLSAPIPEGVEVEGEIDWKRRFRHMQRHTAQHLLSQALLRAGGYHTVAVSLDSPLCTLDLEEEVEEERVRQAEALAAFAVYADYPVEAFWVREEELAQYPLRRPPKVQGEVRLVRIGDFDLAACGGTHLKSSAQAGPIKVQKWERYKGGTRVYFLAGWEALEDYHAKHALLSRLALAFSTSALDLEKPIKRLQEEVYALKGENLALREALVEALLPRALEEGVLLVPAPVLPDLAKKLLAWSEKTFLLLSPEGRFALLGPGREQVLAALKALGGKGGGREILQGALPREKVALALDPRLVS comes from the coding sequence ATGAGGCTTTACCAGCTGAACAGCTACGCCACCCGCTTCCAAGCCCGGGTGGAACGGGCCTGGAGCGACGAGAAGGGGCACTACGCGGTCTTGTCCCAAACCCTCTTCTACCCGGAGTCCGGGGGCCAGCCCGCGGATACCGGTGTCCTGAGGGGGGCTTTTGGCGAGGTCCAGGTCCTCCACGCCTACGAGGAGGCGAAGGCCTTCGGGGACGTGGTCCACGTCCTCTCCGCCCCCATCCCCGAGGGGGTGGAGGTGGAGGGGGAGATTGACTGGAAGAGGCGCTTTCGCCACATGCAGCGCCACACCGCCCAACACCTCCTCTCCCAGGCCCTCCTCCGGGCCGGGGGGTACCACACGGTGGCCGTGAGCCTGGACTCCCCCCTTTGCACCCTAGACCTGGAGGAGGAGGTGGAGGAGGAAAGGGTCCGCCAGGCGGAGGCCCTGGCGGCCTTCGCCGTCTACGCCGACTACCCGGTGGAGGCCTTCTGGGTGAGGGAGGAGGAGCTGGCCCAATACCCCCTCCGCCGCCCCCCCAAGGTCCAGGGGGAGGTGCGCCTGGTCCGGATCGGGGACTTTGACCTGGCGGCCTGCGGGGGCACCCACCTGAAGAGTAGCGCCCAGGCCGGGCCCATCAAGGTGCAGAAGTGGGAAAGGTACAAGGGGGGCACCCGCGTCTACTTCCTGGCGGGGTGGGAGGCCCTCGAGGACTACCACGCCAAGCACGCCCTCCTCTCCCGCTTGGCCCTGGCCTTCTCCACGAGCGCCCTGGATCTGGAAAAGCCCATCAAGAGGCTCCAGGAGGAGGTCTACGCCCTAAAGGGGGAGAACCTGGCCCTCAGGGAGGCCCTGGTGGAGGCCCTCCTGCCCCGGGCCCTGGAGGAGGGGGTCCTTCTGGTCCCCGCCCCCGTCCTCCCCGACCTAGCCAAGAAGCTCCTCGCCTGGAGCGAAAAGACCTTCCTCCTCCTCTCCCCCGAAGGACGCTTCGCCCTCCTGGGGCCGGGGAGGGAACAGGTCCTCGCCGCCCTCAAGGCCCTGGGGGGCAAGGGCGGGGGGAGGGAGATCCTCCAGGGAGCCCTGCCCCGGGAGAAGGTGGCCCTAGCCCTGGACCCGAGGCTCGTAAGCTAG
- a CDS encoding pseudouridine synthase, with amino-acid sequence MRGERLDRLLARLGLGSRKEVGRLVRSGRVRVEGQVVLDPGFHVPERAGLEVEGRPLATRRHLHLLLHKPAGYVTSRKEGPSVYALLQGFPTRDLSPVGRLDKDAEGLLLFTTHGELLHRLTHPRHKVEKRYLVRLLHPATEADARAFQEGIFLDGERTLPARLRLGEDPIWVELTLLEGRFHQVKRMFRARGNRVLYLKRLGLGPLTLGDLPPGGVRPLTPEEEGALYLAVGLAP; translated from the coding sequence GTGAGGGGGGAGAGGCTGGACCGGCTCCTGGCCCGGCTGGGCCTAGGAAGCCGCAAGGAGGTGGGGCGGCTCGTGCGCTCGGGGAGGGTGCGCGTGGAGGGCCAGGTGGTCCTGGACCCCGGTTTCCACGTGCCGGAGAGGGCGGGCCTCGAGGTGGAGGGGAGGCCCCTGGCCACGCGCCGCCACCTCCACCTCCTCCTCCACAAGCCCGCGGGGTACGTGACAAGCCGCAAGGAGGGCCCCTCCGTCTACGCCCTCCTCCAGGGCTTCCCCACCCGGGACCTCTCCCCGGTGGGCCGCCTGGACAAGGACGCCGAGGGCCTCCTCCTCTTCACCACCCATGGGGAGCTCCTCCACCGCCTCACCCACCCCCGGCACAAGGTGGAAAAGCGCTACCTGGTCCGTCTCCTCCACCCGGCCACCGAGGCCGATGCGCGCGCCTTCCAGGAGGGCATCTTTCTGGACGGGGAAAGGACCCTCCCCGCCAGGCTCCGCCTGGGGGAGGACCCCATCTGGGTGGAGCTCACCCTCCTGGAGGGGCGCTTCCACCAGGTGAAGCGCATGTTTCGGGCCCGGGGCAACCGGGTCCTCTACCTGAAGCGCTTGGGCTTGGGGCCCCTCACCCTCGGGGACCTTCCCCCGGGCGGGGTCCGTCCCCTGACCCCAGAGGAGGAAGGGGCCCTTTACCTAGCGGTGGGCCTCGCCCCGTGA
- a CDS encoding VanW family protein: MKGFPALALLLGLALGQGGERALEALLVLQEEVIEGGALRTYTGVQRYPVASEAELMALLRKLAREPRPPRFVYGEGGWRGVEKKGLAFDEKEALAAYREARAQGRRSFRLPVRYTPPTPSLKDLYALGVREHLATGETDFRGSSRERTHNLLLASGRLDGLLIPPGPFALNRALGPITREAGYKEAFVIVGDRTEQGVGGGVCQVSTTLFRAFFFAGLPIRERHAHSYQVAYYQPPGLDAAVFQPHKDLKVLNDTPGHILVQRSVVGTRLRFHLFGTKDREVRWEGPLVSDRKPPLPPREIPDPSLPPGVRRQVDFAAEGARVEWRRSVRHQGGRAWEDRVVSLYRPWGAVYLVGPRPEGKGAPPASREGGGGAPAPKPPPQGGGAGSAPRGGP; encoded by the coding sequence ATGAAAGGGTTTCCGGCCTTGGCCCTCCTCCTGGGCCTGGCCTTGGGCCAGGGAGGGGAGAGGGCCTTGGAGGCCCTCTTGGTCCTCCAGGAGGAGGTGATAGAGGGAGGGGCACTCCGCACCTACACCGGGGTCCAGCGCTACCCGGTGGCCTCGGAGGCGGAGCTTATGGCCCTCCTAAGGAAGCTTGCCCGAGAGCCCCGTCCCCCCCGCTTTGTCTACGGGGAAGGGGGTTGGCGGGGGGTGGAGAAAAAGGGCCTGGCCTTTGACGAGAAAGAGGCTTTGGCCGCCTACCGGGAGGCCAGGGCCCAGGGGAGGCGGAGCTTCCGCCTCCCCGTCCGCTACACCCCTCCCACCCCGAGCCTCAAGGACCTCTACGCCCTAGGGGTACGGGAGCACCTGGCCACGGGGGAGACGGACTTCCGGGGCTCCAGCCGGGAGCGGACCCACAACCTCCTCCTGGCCTCGGGCAGGCTGGACGGCCTCCTCATCCCCCCGGGCCCCTTCGCCTTAAACCGGGCCCTGGGGCCCATCACCCGGGAGGCGGGGTACAAGGAGGCCTTCGTGATCGTGGGGGACCGCACGGAGCAGGGCGTGGGGGGCGGGGTCTGCCAGGTGTCCACCACCCTTTTCAGGGCCTTCTTCTTCGCCGGGCTCCCCATCCGGGAGCGCCACGCCCACAGCTACCAGGTGGCCTACTACCAGCCCCCGGGGCTGGACGCCGCCGTCTTCCAACCCCACAAGGACCTGAAGGTCCTGAACGACACCCCAGGGCACATCCTCGTCCAGCGCTCTGTGGTGGGCACCAGGCTCCGCTTCCACCTCTTCGGCACCAAGGACCGGGAGGTGCGTTGGGAGGGGCCCCTGGTCTCGGACCGGAAGCCCCCCCTCCCTCCCCGGGAGATCCCGGATCCCAGCCTGCCCCCGGGGGTGCGCAGGCAGGTGGACTTCGCCGCCGAAGGGGCCCGGGTGGAGTGGCGGCGCTCCGTCCGCCACCAGGGCGGGAGGGCCTGGGAGGACAGGGTGGTGAGCCTCTACCGCCCTTGGGGGGCGGTCTATTTGGTGGGGCCTAGGCCGGAAGGAAAAGGAGCACCGCCCGCTTCACGGGAAGGAGGCGGTGGGGCTCCCGCACCCAAGCCGCCTCCCCAGGGCGGAGGTGCAGGTAGCGCCCCTCGGGGAGGTCCATGA
- a CDS encoding alanine dehydrogenase translates to MDIGLPKERMVLKTLPPFGEEVREGRVALTPQGVRELAAKGHRVYVERGAGERAGFPDALYEAAGARLVSREEAFGRGEVVLKVSRPTLEEVALLRPEATLMGFLHLAVAESGLIEAMAEKGITAIGYELIGDEKGRPVLKAMSGIAGRLAPQIAGRLLEAPLGPGVLLSGLPGIPPADVVILGAGVLGRAAARAFLGAGASVYLLDQALPALEEAAKEAPGAVTALVTQSRLERYVAFADVLVGAVAVPGERTPLLLTRDHLSRMRPGSVLLDFAIDQGGIAETSRVGLYQEMGVTHFCLPNVPALVPRTASHALTATLLPFLLAMEEDPLKVPALRQGAYLALGQKGGHLE, encoded by the coding sequence ATGGACATCGGCCTACCCAAGGAGCGCATGGTGCTCAAGACCCTCCCCCCCTTCGGGGAGGAGGTGCGGGAAGGGCGGGTGGCCCTCACCCCTCAAGGGGTGCGGGAGCTCGCCGCCAAGGGGCACCGGGTCTACGTGGAGCGGGGGGCCGGGGAGCGGGCGGGCTTCCCCGACGCCCTTTACGAGGCGGCGGGGGCCCGGTTGGTGAGCCGGGAGGAGGCCTTCGGCCGGGGCGAGGTGGTGCTGAAGGTATCCCGGCCCACCCTCGAGGAGGTGGCCCTCCTCCGCCCCGAGGCCACCCTCATGGGCTTTTTGCACCTGGCGGTGGCGGAGTCGGGCCTCATCGAGGCCATGGCGGAGAAGGGGATCACCGCCATCGGCTACGAGCTCATCGGGGACGAAAAGGGGCGGCCCGTCCTCAAGGCCATGAGCGGGATCGCGGGGAGGCTCGCCCCCCAGATCGCCGGGAGGCTCCTCGAGGCCCCCCTGGGCCCCGGGGTCCTCCTCTCCGGCCTTCCCGGCATCCCCCCCGCCGACGTGGTGATCCTAGGGGCGGGGGTTTTGGGCCGGGCCGCCGCCCGGGCCTTCCTGGGGGCCGGGGCCTCGGTCTACCTCCTGGACCAGGCCCTCCCCGCCCTGGAGGAGGCGGCCAAGGAGGCCCCGGGGGCGGTGACCGCCCTCGTCACCCAAAGCCGCCTGGAGCGCTACGTGGCCTTCGCCGACGTCCTGGTGGGGGCGGTGGCCGTGCCGGGGGAGCGCACCCCCCTCCTCCTCACCCGGGACCACCTCTCCCGCATGCGCCCGGGAAGCGTCCTCCTGGACTTCGCCATAGACCAGGGGGGCATCGCCGAAACCAGCCGGGTGGGCCTCTACCAGGAGATGGGCGTTACCCACTTCTGCCTGCCCAACGTCCCCGCCCTGGTGCCCCGCACCGCCAGCCACGCCCTCACCGCCACCCTGCTCCCCTTCCTCCTAGCGATGGAGGAGGACCCCCTGAAGGTCCCCGCCCTGCGCCAGGGCGCCTACCTGGCCCTGGGCCAGAAAGGAGGCCACCTGGAATGA
- the topA gene encoding type I DNA topoisomerase, translating into MPRKPKTQGKEGRAATLVVVESPAKARSIQKMLGPGYEVRASKGHVADLPERTLGVDVERDFAPTYEVKKDKKPVLEELKQAAQGRRLLIATDPDREGEAIGWHVARLLGRDPREPIRVEFHEITPKVVRQAVERPRPIDQNLVDAQQARRVLDRLVGYNLSPLLSLEFRKRALSAGRVQSVALRLVAEREEEIEAFREEAYFVLSGRFGAEGKEVWASLYEVEGKRLWTGQGEKEGKLHIATEEEARRLAQAARGLPYGVAQVETKERRKAPPPPFTTSTLQQAASSRLGYTASRTMRIAQRLYEGVDLPEGTVGLITYMRTDSVRVAPEALRAAREVIGALFGPEYLPEAPRVYRNRKEGVQDAHEAIRPTDPRRTPEAVRQHLSEEEYRLYDLIWRRFLASQMREALYEGTVVLLQDEGPSPRFLFRASGSVLRFEGYLKAWGREGEEEEEPPVPALSPGGRAELLEVKAEERRTEPPPRYTDATLVRTMEELGIGRPSTYAPTLETLEKRGYVERRGRTLLPTPLGREVTRYLKERFPQVVAYGFTARVEERLDQVEEGRAPWPQVVLEFYEPFLAELARVPKKTCPRCGRPLELKVSRFGQFLGCTGYPECTYTEPLEKREAEPLGEACPECGRPLLRKEGRYGSFIACSGYPECGYTRDDGAPTGQACPQCGGRILEKRSKRGKPYYKCESRACDFLAFHPLLPTPCPACGWPLVEKGKRALCMNPACPEHDPSLVPGPKEARPQRPAIGKKGATPPKDWEELQAFLPELPEAERRALEGLVQGKAQSEEEARLAQRALFKLRMRKGRARKEVASA; encoded by the coding sequence ATGCCGAGGAAGCCCAAGACCCAGGGGAAAGAAGGCCGGGCCGCCACCTTGGTGGTGGTGGAGTCCCCCGCCAAGGCCAGGAGCATCCAGAAGATGCTGGGGCCCGGCTACGAGGTGCGGGCCAGCAAGGGCCACGTGGCCGACCTCCCGGAGAGGACCCTGGGGGTGGACGTGGAAAGGGACTTCGCCCCCACCTACGAGGTGAAGAAGGACAAGAAGCCCGTGCTGGAGGAGCTGAAACAGGCCGCCCAGGGCAGGAGGCTCCTCATCGCCACCGACCCCGACCGGGAGGGGGAGGCCATCGGTTGGCACGTGGCCAGGCTCTTGGGGCGGGACCCCCGGGAGCCCATCCGGGTGGAGTTCCACGAGATCACCCCGAAGGTGGTGCGGCAGGCGGTGGAGAGGCCCAGGCCCATAGACCAGAACCTGGTGGATGCCCAGCAGGCCCGGCGGGTCCTGGACCGCCTGGTGGGCTACAACCTCTCCCCCCTCCTCTCCCTGGAGTTCCGCAAGCGGGCCCTCTCCGCGGGGCGGGTGCAGAGCGTGGCCCTGAGGCTCGTGGCCGAGCGGGAGGAGGAGATCGAGGCCTTCCGGGAGGAGGCCTACTTTGTCCTCTCCGGCCGCTTTGGGGCGGAGGGGAAGGAGGTCTGGGCCAGCCTTTACGAGGTGGAGGGGAAGCGCCTCTGGACGGGCCAAGGGGAGAAGGAGGGGAAGCTCCACATCGCCACGGAGGAGGAGGCCCGGCGCCTGGCCCAGGCGGCCAGAGGCCTCCCCTACGGGGTGGCCCAGGTGGAGACCAAGGAGCGCCGCAAGGCCCCCCCACCCCCCTTCACCACCTCCACCCTGCAGCAGGCGGCCAGTAGCCGCCTGGGCTACACCGCAAGCCGCACCATGCGCATCGCCCAGCGGCTCTACGAGGGGGTGGACCTCCCAGAAGGAACGGTGGGCCTCATCACCTACATGCGCACGGACTCGGTGCGCGTCGCCCCCGAGGCCCTCCGGGCGGCCCGGGAGGTCATCGGGGCGCTCTTCGGCCCCGAGTACCTGCCCGAGGCCCCCCGGGTCTATAGGAACCGGAAGGAAGGGGTGCAGGACGCCCACGAGGCCATCCGCCCCACGGACCCCAGGCGCACCCCCGAGGCCGTGCGCCAGCACCTCTCCGAGGAGGAGTACCGCCTTTACGACCTGATCTGGCGCCGCTTCCTGGCCAGCCAGATGCGGGAGGCCCTCTACGAGGGGACGGTGGTGCTCCTTCAGGACGAGGGGCCAAGCCCCCGGTTCCTCTTCCGGGCCTCGGGCTCGGTCCTCCGGTTTGAGGGCTACCTGAAGGCCTGGGGGAGGGAAGGGGAGGAAGAGGAGGAGCCCCCCGTGCCCGCCCTTTCCCCGGGAGGGAGGGCGGAGCTTTTGGAAGTAAAGGCGGAGGAACGCCGGACCGAGCCCCCGCCCCGCTACACCGACGCCACCCTGGTGAGGACCATGGAGGAGCTCGGCATCGGCCGCCCCTCCACCTACGCCCCCACCCTGGAGACCCTGGAGAAGCGGGGGTACGTGGAGCGCCGGGGCCGCACCCTCCTCCCCACCCCCTTGGGCCGGGAGGTGACCCGCTACCTCAAGGAGCGCTTCCCCCAGGTGGTGGCCTACGGGTTCACCGCCCGCGTGGAGGAGCGCCTGGACCAGGTGGAGGAGGGCAGGGCTCCCTGGCCCCAGGTGGTCTTGGAGTTCTATGAGCCCTTCCTGGCCGAGCTCGCCCGGGTGCCCAAGAAGACCTGTCCCCGGTGCGGCCGCCCCCTGGAGCTCAAGGTGAGCCGCTTCGGGCAGTTCCTGGGGTGCACGGGCTACCCAGAGTGCACCTACACGGAGCCTCTGGAAAAAAGGGAGGCCGAACCCCTGGGGGAGGCCTGCCCCGAATGCGGCCGCCCCCTCCTCAGGAAGGAGGGGCGGTATGGGAGCTTCATCGCCTGCTCCGGCTACCCGGAGTGCGGCTACACCCGGGACGACGGCGCCCCCACGGGGCAGGCCTGCCCCCAGTGCGGGGGGCGGATCCTGGAAAAGCGGAGCAAACGGGGCAAGCCCTACTACAAGTGCGAGAGCCGGGCCTGCGACTTCCTCGCCTTCCACCCCCTCCTCCCCACCCCCTGCCCGGCCTGCGGCTGGCCCCTGGTGGAGAAGGGCAAGAGGGCGCTCTGCATGAACCCCGCCTGCCCGGAGCACGACCCGAGCCTGGTGCCAGGCCCCAAGGAGGCCCGGCCCCAAAGGCCCGCTATAGGGAAAAAGGGGGCCACGCCCCCCAAGGACTGGGAAGAGCTCCAGGCCTTCCTCCCCGAGCTCCCCGAGGCGGAGAGGCGGGCCCTCGAGGGCCTGGTCCAGGGAAAAGCCCAGAGCGAGGAGGAGGCCAGGCTGGCCCAGAGGGCCCTCTTCAAGCTCCGGATGCGCAAGGGGCGGGCCAGGAAGGAGGTGGCCTCTGCCTGA